The nucleotide window caagaccctgtgtcttaaaaaataaaatatttctgtattttaagtaatttagaTGGAAGTGAAGATGATGTGCTCTGAAAAACTGTTGCTCAGAGGAGTCACAAAGTAGCTTCAATAGTGACAGTGACAAAGATACTATGTATTCATGTTAAACATGaatcaaaatattgaaaaaagtcattttatcacatTAGTAGTTAGGTGAAAAGCaatattaagtaaatttatttcatactatgtataatttaaaatacatatgtataactAAAATCATAACAGTTTTCAAATAGCAACTGACAATGTTTACTTTATCTGCATGTATAAAGGTTTCTATATCTAAGGAAAAAAAGCTTTGCAGGGAATcaaaattttcttatatttggGGTAGATTTGTATTCAGGCATACACAGTAGTTGTTAAGGCAACTTATtttgagaataaagaaaacatcTACATAATGTTTTACTGATTATAAAGCATTTCCCagaaggaatcttttttttttttttttgacacagagccttgCTCTATTGTCCTggctagactgctgtggcatcagcctagttcatagaaacctccaaactcctgcattcaagcagtgctcctgcctcagcttcctgagtagctgggacctcaggcacctACCATTGAGCCCAGcagattgtttccatttttagtagacacagggtctcactcttgctcaggctaggcttgaactccttagcttaatagatcctccagccttggcctcctagagtgctaggactacagtgtgagccactgtgctcagccatcCAGAAAGCAGCTTAATTTAATCTTCCCAATAACCCAATCAGATAAGCTGCATTCTCTATGTTCTGAACATGAGAAAAGTGAAGCTAAGGGAGTTAAATTGTCAAGGCAGGGAACTAGTAAATGATGGTGCCAGGTCTGGATGTCAGGCCCCCAGATTGTAAATCCCAAGCTCCCTCCACATACTGCTTCTCACTGACAAGTATGGCACTACTTCCTCAATACAAGTGGAAACGGTGAAGGTTTCAGGATCCAGAGCATCTCAACAGAAGGTGAATTTCATAAAGTATCCCCAAGATAGTAAAATGATCATTCTAAGCAGCACTATGGCACTCACAAACAgaactattttgaaaaataatataagtCTGGAGTTCTCTGTataggaaatatttaaattaatattttctaaaactggaatattctgaaatattagTAGGAAGTATTAGTAGGATCCTTGAGTTCTCTATgagaagttatttaactttttattttcatttgaatagtaatcaaaaaataatcacaaatataTTCTAGATCACCTGCATGAACTCCAAACACTGTATACTGACATGAGATTTAAGTTTAGTCTGTGATAATGATGGTGTTAACATGTAGCACTGACTTGTCACATATTAATGAGAAAATATAGAGGCAGACCTAAAACGAAAAGCATTAACACCATGCTACATAAGCAAAGGTTTTGCAGTTGTGTGAATATATCCACGGTTCTCGAGTTTTGTTGTTGCTttacagagtctcgctctgttgccctaggtagagtacaatggtgtcatacctcacagcaacctcaaactcctgggctcaagcaaccttcttgtctcaacctcccaagtagctgggactacaagtgccagccataatgcctggctagtttttctatttttagtagagacggggtctcagtcttgctcaggatagtctcaaactcctgagctcagggcagtgcttgtggctcactgggtagggtgctggccccatataccaagggtggcgggttcaaacccagccccagccaaactgcaacaaaaaatagccgggcgttgtggcagttgcctgtagtccaagctacttgggaggctgaggcaagagaatcatctaagcccaggagttggaggttgctgtgagctgtaacaccattaTACTCTACTcacagcaacaaagtgaaactctgtctaaaaaaacaaaaaaaaaaactgagctcaggtaatccacccgccttgacttcctagagtgctaagattataggcatgaaccaccttgcccagctcATGGTTCTCAAGTTTAACAAGTCAGAACCATGTTTTTTATCCAGTAGGTTTGGGATGAGGTCTGAGAGTTTGCATTTCTAAGTTTCCCAGATAATACTAAAGATGCAAGTACATCAGATACAGTACTTTGAAAATCACTAGAACAGAGAAAAGTGGCACAAAGTAGCACAGGTATGCAGAACTAGAAAGAAAGAACACTAAAGCCACCATGGTTACTTGTTAAATTGCCATGAGCAgcaattttatttcagtaaaacAGTTATCATCTGCCATACTGACTTagtgttaattttattttcattacttttatagttttctttctattaATTGATAAAACTTATGATTTCATGATGGTATAAAAGCTCTTGggtatgggtggtgcctgtgactcagtggatagggtgctggccccatataccaagggtgacgggttccaacccggccccagccagctaaaacagcagtggcaactgcaacaaaaaatagctgggcgttgtggcaggcacctgtagccccaggtactcgggaggctgaggcaaaagaatcaccctagcccaaaaggtggaggttgctgtgagctgtgacgccacagcactctactgtgagactctatctcaaaaaaaaaaaaagtgagactctatctcaaaaaaacaaacaaacaaaaaaaaaagctctgggtATAAGAAGTTtacaaaaaatttattcttttatgtatttaaggAACACTATAATAAAAACACTTCAAGACAACCCCAGGTTctgggagtattttttttttcctttaaaatgggctctgtggctcaatggagcagggcaccggccccatgtgccggaggtggcaggttcaaacccagccccggccaaaaactgcaaaaaaaaaaaaaaaaagaaagaaaaggctcggtgcctgtggctcaagcgtctaaggtgccagccacatacacctgagctggtgggttcaaatccagcctgggcccgccaaactacaacgacggctgcaaccaaaaaatagccgggcattgtggcgggtgcctgtattcccagctacttgggaggcggaggcagaagaatcacttgagttcaggagttggaggttgctgtgagctgtgatgccatagcactctacccagggcgacagcttgaggctctgtctcaaaataaaataaaataaaataaaaaattaaaattaaaattaaaatgggcTCTGTACCTTATTTTAAGTTGAGAATTCAGAATACTGGTTTAGCTCATTTTAGACACAAATCTGGCATGTCTAAgttattttatggaaaataagacccaaacaatttacatttttctttctttttttttttttttttgtagagacagagtctcactttactgccctcggtagagtggtatcacacggctcacagcaacctccagctcttgggcttatgtgattctcttgcctcagcctcccaagcagctgggactacaggcgccagccacaacgcccggctatttttttgttgttgttgcagtttggccggggctgggtttgaacccaccaccctcagcatatggggccggcgccctactcactgagccacaggcgccgcctgacaatttacatttttctaatgttCTGCTCTCACCAGTAAAGTAACTTCAACTATAGACAATTCAAAGCACAGCCATTGTATTATCAAAATCTCTTtgcacagggtggtgcctgtggctcaaggagtagggtgccggccccatatacccggggtGGCGGATttaagcctggccccggccaaaactgcaaaaaaataaattaattgaaaactaatttttaaaaatccctttgcATAGAACATTGGAAAGAAAAATGCCACGAGTCTCACCATTGCTGGTTTTTGCACTCTTTGCCAACTGTGCACGAGTAGCAGCAATCAAACTGTCATGAGCCAACTCCTGAACCCGGAGGAACCATGGAATGCTACTGTCGGTACTTTCACTAGAGAGGAAATCATTCCTTGAATCTTCTGCCTCATCCTGGACAAAAACTAAGTGCTCGGCTGAAGAGCCCAGACCTGAAAAAACAAGAGGATAAGTGAAAATTAACCATGAAGTAATCCTTTCATTTTTCCTAGTTCAGAATCTTTCCATGTCCTAAATGAGTTATTCTAGATCTTCACTCCTCACTTCAAACTTCTGTTCTCATAAATGATTAGGACATTATCTTTCTACACTCAGTCCATACCTTGCTACCTTGCCTCCTCTTGTTTCCGAGGCAAAGCTGCCCTTCCTGGCAACCTAGATAACCCTTACCTAGTATCCCAATCTTATTCTTCAGTTGCGCCTCCTGTATCCTTCAGTGTTCTCCTCTCTCCCATCTGCAGCCTATTCCGATTGGCCAGCTTTTCTCCACCTTTAAATGTATCCAAGCTCAAGTCTCtcctgtctttgtttttcaaaagaatagaaagccCAAGTACTTCTATTACCTTGTTACCTCCTCCTTCAAAGTCAAATTTCTTAAATAAGTGTGCTGTTGGTTTGCATATCCACTGTCTCACCTTCCATCCACTCACTTCCCATTTCTTTACCTCTAGCCTCTACCTCCTAATAACAGTAACAATTGCTCTTGCTAAGGTCACTAGACACAAACTTTGTCTCACTAGACCATCTCACCAGATTTGGCATGATTTAgtaccttttcttccttaaaaccTTTTCCTTCCTTGACTTTTCTACCATCATTCTCTCCCAGTTCTCTTCATCCCCTTCtacttgccccttcccattcttcctgctaccttctatttttttttttttagaatataaaagtataagtttattttatattagagaaaaggaagagatgagAAGAGAAGGGAGCAGACAACAGGGAGCGAGAGAAGAAAAGATGGGAgggtgagagaaaaagagagagagaatgggtggcatcccaaagaaagaaacaagaatgccgggcggcgcctgtggctcaaggagtagggcgccggtcccatatgccggaggtggagggttcaaacctagccccggccaaaaaccacaaaaaaaaagaaagaaacaagaatgcCAGCTCCtgctgccttttaaaatttttttttgttcagggTCCTAGACTTGCCTTCTTTTATGCTTCAGACTTTTCTTGCacaaaaactatttattttacaTCAGACCTCTCTAGAACATTGAACTCCTATTTCTAACTGTCTAAAGGATACCTTTTCTTGAATATCCTTCCAAAATCTCAACATCAACAAGCACAAAATGAAATCAATCATCCTCCCCCAATCCTTGTTCCTCTGCTACCTGGGTAAATGGCACCACCAAATTTCCCAAACAAGAAATGTAAGTCATTCTAGagtcttccctctctctctacaCATTGAAATGATCGCTAGACCACGCTAATTCTCCAAAACAATAAAGCTTCTTTCCCTTTTAAGTATGACTGAGTTAAAATATGACCCacactctatttttttcttaagcatgagcagagttcagaaaaagataaagaatacctGCTCTTGTTAAgttaagaagaataaaagaagtgCTATCACTTGGCTGTAGATCTTGCAGCAAGCTAGAAGACTCAGGTGTAGACAAAAACTCTGTGGACTTCTGGACAGCCTGGGCCCTTGTCTCCTCTCCGTCTGGGCCCACATTTACCTGAAGGCTTCTCAAAACAGCTGAGGAAGGGACCTCCTTGGAGGAGTTAGTGTGATTTGGAGCATCATCTAGTAGAGGGAAAACACCACAGCTTTAAGTGTCATCTAACTCCCAGGAGCTCACCATTTTGATACATAGCACCTAATGTCCTTGTAACATCCCTCAGTATCTAACACCCTTTCATGAGCAGACaccattctaattttaaaaacataaaatctgcctCAGAGAAGAACAAAGATAGCTTTAAGTTCTAGAAGCAATCAGCCAAAATGTGAAGAACGGACTATTCTGTTAGCAGTAACTAATAACAAACATTCACATTGGACATTATGGGACTTAGTCCTTTCTGAGGCAAGAAATCAGtcctttctttcttgaaaaaTGTAACTATACAATGAATAACTCAAGAACATGatctaaattttaatttcttttttttttttttttttgagacagagtctcaaattgtcaacctaggtagaatgccatggcatcacagctccaactcttgggcccaagtggtcctcttgcctcagtttttctagttttagtagagacgggggtctcgcttttttgctcagactggtctcaaactcctgaattcaagcaatccatctgcctcagccacccagtgctaagattataggtgtgaaccgccacacaccataatttatttttcttactcccTTAACTTTTAAATGTATGTAACAGTTGTGGTGAGTAATTAGGGGAGGAAAAACCACAGCCTAGAAagcaattaaaattttatagaatcATCAATATGTTTCATTACATTTTCAGGTTTATACTAGATGTAAAGAAATAATTCAGAACATATGACTTCAAGAAATTTGttctaaaggaagagaaagaatttcCAAAGACTTTTGTTGTAATATAATGAGAAATTGTACCACAAAGCTGAAACATTCACTTTTTTTATGGCTTTTCATTCATCTTTATAAAACACTTTTCAAGCAGATAACAGATAAGGTTATAGGAATACAAGTGAATGGCACTGCCAATTTCAGTAGGCAGTTGTACAATAacgtgaatgtatttaatgctaCAGAATTGTATACTcagaaatggttaaaatgttaattttatgtcaTATATGTTATTACAAAAAAAGGGATAAAATGAAGTTCATAGAAGTATTGTTTGTCATAGTTCAACACTCGAAAATAACTATTCATCTCACCAGTGGCACAGATAAAGAAGTTATACTCATATAACAGAACACCATACAGCAATGAAACCAAACAAACCAGCTACAAACTATAAGGATGAACCCCATAGATAgagagtgaaagaagaaaaactgggtgcagtggctcaaacctgtagtcccagcactttgagagaccaaggtgggaggattagaTGAGGCAagaagttcaaaactagcctgggcaacatagcaagacccgtcttacaaaaaagtaaaaacttagcAGGGAATGATGGCatgtgtctgtaatcccagctactggggaggctgaggcaagagaatcgcttaagcccaagagtttgaggttgctgtgagctgtgatgcatagcaccctactgagggctacatagtgagactctgtctcaaagaaaaaggtTTTAAAGTCActtcaaaaatcaaagaaaaccaTTAAAGGATAATATAAccagaagattttattttttgtttgtatgtatgcacatacatttttttattatttattttattattattattatttttttttttttttgaaacagagtctcactttctcacccttggtaaagtgccacagcatcatagctcacagcaacctcagactcttgggctcaaacaattctcttgcctcagtctcctgagtagctgggataataggcacctgctacaacacccagctatttatttttctttttttttttttttttttttagagtcaaggtctcactcttgctcaggctggtctcaaacctgtgagctcagacaatccaactgcctcaacctcccagaatgctaggattataataggcatgagccactgtgcccagctttaattttttatttttttgagacatagtctgaCTCTGTAGCCCTgagtaaagtgttgtggcatcatagctcacagcaacctcaaactcctgggttcaatcgaTCTTCTTCccttagcatcccaagtagctgagatgacaggcacttgccacaatgcctggctagtttttctactttttagtagaggcagggtcttgctcttgcccaggctggtctccaactcttcagctcaggcaatccacacacctcagcctcccagagtgctaagattacggaCATGAACAACCACACAcggcctcttttttcttttctttttttagtttttgttttttgagacagagcctcaagctgttgccctgggtagagtgctgtagcatcacagctcacagcaacctcaaactcctgggctcaagcgagtctcctgtctccgcctcccaagtagctgagactacaggtgcccgccacaatgcccagctattttttttttttttattttcagagacacagtctcactctgtcacccaggttgcaGTACAGTGCCTGGATCATAGTCCACTACAGCCTTGGTGCCAAttattctcctgcttcagccttcagaGCAGCTAGGGAAATAGGCAGTACCATCAagccaagctaattttttttattttttgtagagataaggtctcactatgttgcctaagctggtctcaaaccactgggttcaagtaattctcctgccttggcttcccaaagtgttgggattagagccatgagccaccacacccagtaaCAGAAGACTTTGTAACAAATAGTCACCAACAGGTTATACTGACTATCCCATAATTTAACATTAatattccaactttttttttttgagacagtcttactatgtcaccctcagtagagtgctgtagcatcccagctcacagcaacctcaaactcttgggtttaagagattctcttgcctcagcctcctgagtagctgggattacaggcacctgccacaatgcccagctatttttttgttactgttgtcattgttatttagttggccccggctgggtttgaacccaccagcctgggtgggtatatgtggcctgtgtcctacccactgagctacaggtgccatcccGTAAAACAAAGATCAGAACATAAAAGATTCATTATATCCCAAAATAATGTTCTCCTTGCTAACAGTCAAGTGATAGGATTTTTCTCTTCCCATCCAAAGCTAATCCCAGGACCTGAGCTCAAAATTCTATTTCCTCCTACTTTTTCTGGAGCCTCTTCACCAATTATCTACTATCTCTATCTGTTTTCACATTCTCTATTTGGCTTTTTCCTCTTAGCATAAAACAACCTTTAAATATCTCCTATGTTAAACAAAAATGTCCCCTCTatcttgtctccctctcttttttccctctcctaGCAGGAAAGCCTTTAGAAAGTATGTATAGTTATTTACTCAACTATACTCACTTTGCATTGATACCTCAACTCCCTTCAGACTATCTTTCTATTCCCTTTGCTCCATGGAAGAGGTCCTGCTGAGGTCAACAACTGTCTCCTTTTGATCCCTGTTTGACTGGGCCTCTCAGGAGTATCTGACAAATGGACTTCCCTTAGGTTCCATGCCCCCATTCCATGCTGATATTCATCCTACTAAgtactctttcctttccctcctttgcAGGCTACCCTGCCTCATCCTGTACCTTAAGTAGAGAGTTCCACAGAGTTCCGCCTTAGTCCTCTTTTACTCACTCTCACACTGAATAACCATATCCAATTCCTATGGCTTAAACTATCAGTGCACTTAATGATGCCCACGGTTGCCTTTTCTCCGTGACTCCTAATGTTCAGTTTCCACTAATCAGTTAGTAAGTTAGTTAATTCACCAGCACCCTACGCTAAAGTAGGCTAGGCTAGTAGGCTAAACATTTAGGACTTCTTTAGCCTATCTCTGATGATCATAATTTTTACCTGGTAACATCAGCCGACTGCATTCTGAGGCTTCAGTCACCGGGAGGAGGGACAAACAAGTAATGTCTTTTGCTTCTGATTCTACTAGCCCCTGTCCCAACGGGATGGATGTATTCTGAACAAACTGTACCAGGAGCTAGGTGGGGGGAAAAGACAACACTGAGAAAAACAGATTGTTAGGAATGGACCTAAGCTTCTGAATTCACCAAAAGGTGATAATTGACTATTTGCTAATCTCAACCATATTCAAAGAAAAACTAgattaaatacaatatttaaaattatcaagTTCTCTATTCTAGAGAAAGGTTGATTATTTATATAAAGTCATGCACTACATGATGTTTTAGTCAATAACAAACTACCTATATGAAGGTGGTCCCactaatattgtatttttactgcATCTTTTCTAAGTTCAGAtattaaacatatctaaacaacACACAAATTCTATTGTGTTCCAACTGTTCACAGTATTTAGTATAGTAACATGCTTGCTACACAGGATTGTAGCCTAGGAACAAGAGGCTGTATCCTGTAGCCTAAGTGTATAGTAGGCTCTACCATCtaagtttgtgtaagtacactctatgataTTTTACACAATGATGAAATTATGTAAAGACACATTGTCAGAATGTATCCCTGTTGTTAAGCAACATCTCACTGTATCAGGTTAACCTTTGGCATCTTCTGTTTTGTCAAACAGATAAATCATTAACAATAATACAGTCAAAACTGCTATAAGGTGAACATCCAGGGGACTGTAacgaactggtcaacacatggaagtggcaacataaggaacttccatcgAGTACACATTATGCAAGTCCAatctatgaaagttaggtcaacttaaggaggtggtcaatatagggagatagtcaactatgaaggttctatttgtattttaaaatgatagctactttaaaaaaaactaactaTATTGTATTGATTATATTTTACAACACATTTTTGTGTGTAATGGCTGATTTAATTCTCACATTAACCCTGTAAGACGGAATgggtattttacagatgaggaatcaaGTTGAAGACATTAAGTGAATTGTTTAAGATCATGACTAGTTAAGAGCATTGCCAGTCTTCAAATTTAAGTAATCTGATTCCAAATTCAGTCATCTTTTCACTATGCAACACAGATAagtgagaaaatgaagaaaaattaaaaagaaattaaatccttttaaaatgttcagAAAATACTTTcagatatatataaaattatgaagtTTGTGGTAGtaaatatttctatatgtatgtgatatgtatgtgtatataaatatatgagaTTTTATCACTATAAACCATTTTAAATCacccatgaactttatggacaccctgtataattaCCGAAATGTGTAATTTTACACTTACttaaaaacagacataaaaaactcacaaaagataaaaatagaattttttaatctttgagaaaATACTtagtaatagaaaataataaactagTAGTTACAATCAAAACCTCCTGGCACAAAACCTAAAACAGGTACTATCCGGTACATtagagaaaaagtttgctgaccctttAGCTAAGGGTAAACTTTGAAATACAGCCcaccaaaagaaaaggaaacaaggtAACTTGGGCTCACCTCTGGTTTGGATTCTAACTCATCTGATAACATTGATTCAGTTTCCAAATCCTGTAGCTGTTCAGGGGACAGGTTTAAATTTAATTCAGAATCAATAACACCTTCCTGTTATGCTCATATTCCTTTAGGAAATAGTGTGTTCTTCATGTAAGATGCTGTACTGGGTAGGTAATCAATTTAACCTAAAATGGTGGTAAAAAAGAGAGCATTAAGAGCAGCAGGAAAATGTAGCTAAACAAAAGCATTTCTTTATATATCCCAAAATCACAAAAAGCAAGCAAATGAAGAATTCAGTCCAAAACActtgttttaaaatagaataagCCCAGGAAGCATCAAAACTCATAAAAATCTTATGCTTTGATGCTGAACTTCTACTTctaataatctattttttttttcttttttttttttcgtagagacagagtctcactgtaccgccctcgggtagagtgccatgacatcacacggctcacagcaacctgtaactcttgggcttacgcgattctcctgcctcagcctcccaagcagctgggactacaggcgcccgccacaatgcccaactattttttcgttgcagtttggcgggggctgggtttgaacccaccaccctcggcatatggggctgatgccctactcactgaaccacaggcaccgcccctaataATCTATTTGTAAGAAAagttctggggtggcgcctgtggctcagaggagtagggcaccagccccatatgccagaggtggtgggttcaaacccagccccagccagaaactgaaaaaaaaaaaaaaaaaaaaaatttatatgagggggggtggggccttggtgtgtgtcacactttatgggggcaagacacgattgcaagagggactttacctaacaattgcaatcagtgtaacctggcttattgtaccctcaatgaatccccaacaataaaaaaa belongs to Nycticebus coucang isolate mNycCou1 chromosome 9, mNycCou1.pri, whole genome shotgun sequence and includes:
- the ZNF410 gene encoding zinc finger protein 410 isoform X4, which produces MLSDELESKPELLVQFVQNTSIPLGQGLVESEAKDITCLSLLPVTEASECSRLMLPDDAPNHTNSSKEVPSSAVLRSLQVNVGPDGEETRAQAVQKSTEFLSTPESSSLLQDLQPSDSTSFILLNLTRAGLGSSAEHLVFVQDEAEDSRNDFLSSESTDSSIPWFLRVQELAHDSLIAATRAQLAKSAKTSNGENVHLGSGDGPPKDSGPLPQVEKKLKCTVEGCDRTFVWPAHFKYHLKTHRNDRSFICPAEGCGKSFYVLQRLKVHMRTHNGEKPFMCPESNCGKQFTTAGNLKNHLRVHTGEKPFLCEAQGCGRSFAEYSSLRKHLVVHSGEKPHQCQVCGKTFSQSGSRNVHMRKHHLQLGAAGSQEQEQTVTKPRRFN